Proteins found in one Canis lupus baileyi chromosome 26, mCanLup2.hap1, whole genome shotgun sequence genomic segment:
- the COX4I2 gene encoding cytochrome c oxidase subunit 4 isoform 2, mitochondrial isoform X2, with translation MRGMHSPGSAANSEGKMPPYTNYHAQRSYPMPDEPFCTELNAEQRALKEKEKGSWTQLSHAEKVALYRLQFHETFAEMNRRSNEWKTVMGCVFFFFGFTALLIWWQRVYVFPKKPITLTDEWKAQQLQRILDMKGNPVQGLASRWDYEKKEWKK, from the exons CCAACAGTGAGGGGAAGATGCCACCCTACACCAACTACCATGCTCAGCGCTCCTACCCCATGCCTGATGAGCCCTTCTGCACAGAGCTCAACGCTGAGCAGCGGGCcctgaaggagaaggaaaagggcaGCTGGACCCAGCTGAGCCATGCTGAGAAGGTGGCCT TGTATCGCCTCCAGTTCCATGAGACCTTCGCAGAGATGAACCGTCGCTCCAACGAGTGGAAGACAGTGATGGGCTgcgttttcttcttttttggattCACAGCTCTGCTGATTTGGTGGCAGCGGGTCTATG TGTTCCCAAAGAAGCCCATCACCCTGACGGATGAATGGAAGGCCCAGCAGCTCCAGCGCATCCTAGATATGAAGGGTAACCCTGTGCAAGGCCTGGCCTCTCGGTGGGACTATGAGAAGAAGGAGTGGAAGAAGTGA